A segment of the Candidatus Sumerlaea chitinivorans genome:
TTCGACGAACAAGGATCGTTCCTTTCGAAAGAACAAAATTTGCGGCTTTTGGAGATTGCCCAGTCGGGGGATTTCCGTCGGGTCAACTACCGTAAGCTTGGCCGGATCGAACAGATTGAGACAGCGATCGAGCGCCATGTCACCCGCGTGGTCTCGCAGGTAAACCGCGACGCGATCGCCGCCCGCCGTTTTAAGGTCGTCGCCGACTGTGTCAACGGCGTAGGGGCCGTCATTCTCCCTGTGTTGTTCGAGGCGCTTGGCTGCGAGTATGAGCTTATGTACACAAATGTCGACGCGGAGTTTCCTCGCAACCCCGAGCCTCTGCCCGAGAATCTCACCGAGCTTGGGGAGCGGGTGCGAGCTCGTGGTGCGGACATCGGCTTCGCTGTGGATCCCGACGCTGACCGGCTCGCAATCGTGGATGAACAGGGTCGCCCGCTCGGTGAGGAACGCACGGTGACGCTGGCCTCAGCAGCCGTTCTTGAGCGCAAAAAGGGACCGCTGGTGGTCAACCTTTCCACAACCCGTGCGATGGACGATGTTGCAGCCGCTGCCGGCGTGCCGCTGTACCGGACGCCGATCGGAGAGGCCTACGTCGTGGGAAAAATCCGCGAGGTGGGGGCGCTTATCGGTGGCGAAGGCAATGGCGGGGTGATTTATCCGGCGGTGCACTGCGGGCGCGACGCAGCGACTGGCATTGGGCTCATTCTCGAGGCTCTGGCCACAAAAGGTTTGCGCATCAGTGAGCTTAACGCGCAGATCCCGGACTACAAGATGGTGAAGACTAAGTTCTCGCGAGGCGAGCGCAATGTGGCCGAGATTTTGGAGCGAATGCGGCGCGAATTCGCGGACGCCCAGTTGGTCAGCGAGGACGGCGTGAAGGCCGTGTATCGCGATTCGTGGGTGCACCTGCGCCCCTCCGGCACCGAGCCCGTCGTGCGGGTCTTCGCGGAAGCGCCGACGCTTAGCGCC
Coding sequences within it:
- a CDS encoding Phosphomannomutase/Phosphoglucosamine mutase yields the protein MGSDTRLSRHMMRHLAFAALESCGCKVYHIGLVPTPTVGLMVRELGASGGIAITASHNPAEWNAYKFFDEQGSFLSKEQNLRLLEIAQSGDFRRVNYRKLGRIEQIETAIERHVTRVVSQVNRDAIAARRFKVVADCVNGVGAVILPVLFEALGCEYELMYTNVDAEFPRNPEPLPENLTELGERVRARGADIGFAVDPDADRLAIVDEQGRPLGEERTVTLASAAVLERKKGPLVVNLSTTRAMDDVAAAAGVPLYRTPIGEAYVVGKIREVGALIGGEGNGGVIYPAVHCGRDAATGIGLILEALATKGLRISELNAQIPDYKMVKTKFSRGERNVAEILERMRREFADAQLVSEDGVKAVYRDSWVHLRPSGTEPVVRVFAEAPTLSAAQALVERVWQRVINSA